The Acidobacteriota bacterium region ACCTTGACCTGCAACGCGTGCGGGGTGATTCCAATTGGGTCTGCGATGAGAATGGACGGGAGTTTAGAGTTTCGGCACGGTGTGCAAGCCTTCTGCGGGAAGGAAGCCTGAAGTGCTGAACAGACACCCACTTTGAACTGCCGGACCACAACGATTCGCCCCGCACCGTTGCAGCTTTTTGCCGCCTGATCTTCTTCGGAACGGTTTCCCGGACAACTTGTGAGAACAAGGACCCCCGCGGGTCTGTGTACATATTGCCCGAAGGAGACGCCCATGAACGCATTCTATACGGCGCTGATCATTGCGGCCCCCGTGGCCGTAGTCGGAACGGTCCTGCTGGTTGCGTACCTCCGCCTGAAGAACCGAGTGGTTGCCGAGCGGCTCCGCGCCGCGCAGGCGCAGGCCGACGAGATCGTCACCCGGGCCCGCCGCGATGCCGAGCAGATCAAGCGTGAGAAGGTCCTGGAAGGGAAGGACGAGCTGTTCAAGCTCCGCAGCGAGCACGAGGCGGAGGTCAAGGAAAAGCGGAAGGAGCTGGCCGCGACCGAGCAGAAGCTCACCCAGCGCGACCAGGCGCTCGGCCGGCGCGAGGAGCAGCTCAACAAGAAGGAGAAAGACCAGGCCAACCGGGAGAACGGGCTCATTTCGCGCGAGGTCCGGATCAAGGAAGAGGAGACGAAGGTGAAGGAGCTCCGCCGGGTGCAGCAGGAGCAGTTGGAGAAGGTGGCCGGCATGACCCGCGACGAGGCCAAGCAGCAACTGGTGGACATGCTCCAGGAGGAGGCGCGGCGCGACGCGACCGCGCTGGTGAAGCAGATCGAGGACGACGCCCGGAACCGCGCCAACAGTCTGGCCCGCAAGATCCTGTCCACGTCCATCCAGCGCTGCGCCGTGGAGCACACCATCGAGACCACGGTGTCGGTGGTGGATCTGCCCAGCGACGAAATGAAGGGCCGCATCATCGGCCGTGAGGGGCGGAACATCCGCGCCCTGGAGATCGCCACCGGGATCGACCTGATCGTCGACGACACCCCGGAGGCGGTCATCCTGTCCGGCTTCGACCCGTATCGCCGCGAGATCGCCAAGATCGCCATCGAGCGCCTCATCACCGACGGCCGGATCCATCCGGCGCGGATCGAGGAGATCGTGGACAAGGTCAAGGCCGAAATGGAGCAAAAGATTTTGGAAATCGGCGAGGAGGCCGCCTTCGAGATGGGCTTCCACGATTTCCACCCCGACGTGCTCAAGCTCCTGGGCCGCCTGCACTACCGGTCGAGCTACGGCCAGAACGTGCTGGAGCACGCGAAGGAGGTGGCGCACATCGCCGGCATGCTGGCGCAGGAGGTGGGCGCCGACGAGCGGGTCGCCCGGCGCGCCGGCCTCATCCACGACATCGGCAAGTCGCTGGACCGGGAGGTGGAGGGCACCCACACCCAGC contains the following coding sequences:
- the rny gene encoding ribonuclease Y translates to MNAFYTALIIAAPVAVVGTVLLVAYLRLKNRVVAERLRAAQAQADEIVTRARRDAEQIKREKVLEGKDELFKLRSEHEAEVKEKRKELAATEQKLTQRDQALGRREEQLNKKEKDQANRENGLISREVRIKEEETKVKELRRVQQEQLEKVAGMTRDEAKQQLVDMLQEEARRDATALVKQIEDDARNRANSLARKILSTSIQRCAVEHTIETTVSVVDLPSDEMKGRIIGREGRNIRALEIATGIDLIVDDTPEAVILSGFDPYRREIAKIAIERLITDGRIHPARIEEIVDKVKAEMEQKILEIGEEAAFEMGFHDFHPDVLKLLGRLHYRSSYGQNVLEHAKEVAHIAGMLAQEVGADERVARRAGLIHDIGKSLDREVEGTHTQLGVELLRKSGEKPEVLHAVEAHHFDVDFQSVEAVLVQVADAVSAARPGARREILESYIKRLEKLENIADSFTGVAKAYALQAGREIRVIVESNKISDEQAFWMAKDLTKKIESDLQYPGQIKVTVIRERRFVEYAK